In Hydractinia symbiolongicarpus strain clone_291-10 chromosome 4, HSymV2.1, whole genome shotgun sequence, the following proteins share a genomic window:
- the LOC130640966 gene encoding uncharacterized protein LOC130640966, whose product MADITNQSQESKMGCSLLRQCRRRTQSEPPRKYKPGKTKLKDISKQHKSYDELNKPINEQFNHQECNNHLLTHSSLTVPQFDTRNIKVTERCKLCDKERENEPRLHQSTTFSQNECHVEKCENTFNQQNVLSKTLSLDFQKPATTMASSTNDNIENSSCFPKLGCCRKTKRKERNSNNNNTRNTKSNCNRITYEDYTKLSQTSSLNSSVCTGSLLTASSCLTASSCDASTLLSDQSSMSQDSGFDEPPCFLNIIFHNHKCKGMHSCKKKDYISLNLHLKALMNCMPKSFSESEAIQHQLANCSGVQRDPYLAKRRNAICETSEEMRSNFSEALCAFLTLQAMAKYEFL is encoded by the coding sequence ATGGCCGACATTACTAATCAATCACAAGAAAGTAAGATGGGTTGTTCATTGTTACGGCAGTGCAGAAGAAGGACTCAGAGTGAACCACCGCGAAAATATAAACCAGGAAAAACGAAATTAAAAGATATCAGCAAACAACATAAAAGTTATGATGAACTTAATAAACCAATAAATGAACAATTTAATCACCAAGAATGTAATAACCATTTATTAACACATTCCTCGTTAACTGTGCCACAATTTGATACGCGGAATATTAAAGTGACAGAACGTTGTAAATTATGTGATAAAGAGAGAGAGAATGAGCCAAGATTGCATCAAAGTACTACTTTTTCACAAAATGAATGCCATGTGGAAAAATGTGAGAACACTTTCAATCAGCAAAATGTTTTATCTAAAACACTTAGCTTAGACTTTCAAAAACCTGCAACTACAATGGCGTCCTCAACGAACGATAACATTGAAAATTCTTCGTGCTTTCCAAAGCTAGGTTGCtgccggaaaacaaaaagaaaagaaagaaatagtaataataataatactcgTAATACAAAATCAAATTGCAATCGTATAACTTATGAAGATTATACGAAATTGTCTCAAACTTCGTCGTTGAATAGTAGCGTATGTACAGGCAGTTTACTGACAGCGAGTAGCTGTTTAACGGCGTCTTCATGCGACGCGTCCACGTTACTTTCCGATCAATCTTCTATGTCGCAGGACTCAGGTTTTGACGAACCGCCTTGTTTCTTAAATATAATATTTCACAATCATAAGTGTAAAGGAATGCACAGTTGTAAGAAAAAAGATTATATTAGTTTGAATTTGCATTTGAAAGCACTAATGAATTGCATGCCGAAAAGTTTTAGTGAAAGCGAAGCGATACAGCATCAGCTAGCAAATTGTAGTGGAGTACAGAGGGACCCATACTTAGCAAAAAGAAGGAACGCAATATGCGAGACTTCAGAAGAAATGAGGTCGAATTTTAGCGAAGCGTTGTGTGCTTTTTTAACTCTTCAAGCTATGGCTAAATAcgaatttttataa